One window of the Prochlorococcus marinus CUG1438 genome contains the following:
- the carB gene encoding carbamoyl-phosphate synthase large subunit has protein sequence MPQRGDLKKILILGSGPIVIGQACEFDYSGTQACKALRKAGYEIILINSNPASIMTDPEIASKTYIEPLTPDIVSQIILKEKPDAILPTMGGQTALNLAVKLSESDFLNKNNVELIGADLRAINKAEDRKLFKESMEKINVNVCPSGIASNLTEARDVSKEINSYPLIIRPAFTLGGVGGGIAYNLEEFIELCNTGLEESPSNQILIEKSLIGWKEFELEVMRDTADNVVIVCSIENLDPMGVHTGDSITVAPAQTLTDKEYQRLRDLSIKIIREVGVETGGSNIQFAINPIDGEVIVIEMNPRVSRSSALASKATGFPIAKIAALLSVGYTLDEIINDITKKTPACFEPSIDYVVTKIPRFAFEKFKGSSNTLSTAMKSVGESMAIGRSFEESFQKALRSLEVNIYGWDCDSIDEIKNDNDLQTSLRNPTSERILIIKKAMQLGKTNSFIHEVTNIDLWFIEKLRNIFNFENCFLKNKELFSLNRDLMLHAKQLGFADQQIASLTNSDFFEVRRHRKNLNIIPIYKTVDTCSAEFSSSTPYHYSTYEEPFINSNSQIFDSEVSKNNESKKIMILGGGPNRIGQGIEFDYCCCHASYQASADGYNTIMVNSNPETVSTDYDTSDILYFEPVTLEDVINIIEAENPYGLIVQFGGQTPLKLSLPLFEWLESNDGIRTGSKILGTSPISIDLAEDREEFTKILQELNIRQPLNGIARNQNEAQKVAKNIGFPLVVRPSYVLGGRAMEIVKDEHELSRYITEAVKVSPDHPILLDQYLNNAIEIDVDALCDSEGSVVIAGLMEHVEPAGIHSGDSACCLPSISLSKSTLDIVKNWTKLISKRLNVTGLINLQFAVTNLNNKENELFILEANPRASRTVPFVSKAIGKPVAKLATQLMQGLTLEEVNFTQEISPKYQAVKEAVLPFKRFPGSDTLLGPEMRSTGEVMGLAKDFGIAYAKSELAAGNGVPSEGVAFLSTNDLDKKYLEEIAEELLILGFKLIATKGTASYLNDLGIQVEEVLKVHEGRPNIEDLIRSGLVQLIINTPIGSQALHDDAYLRRAALEYNIPTFTTIPGAKAAIKAIKSLRSNRIDTYSLQEIHNY, from the coding sequence ATGCCTCAAAGAGGTGATCTTAAAAAAATTCTTATTCTAGGTTCAGGCCCTATTGTTATAGGGCAAGCTTGCGAATTTGATTACTCTGGAACCCAAGCATGCAAAGCTTTAAGAAAAGCTGGTTATGAAATTATCTTGATAAATTCGAATCCGGCTTCAATAATGACTGATCCTGAAATTGCTAGCAAAACATATATTGAGCCATTAACTCCTGATATAGTTTCTCAGATTATTTTAAAAGAAAAACCTGATGCAATTCTTCCCACAATGGGGGGTCAAACTGCTTTGAATCTAGCAGTTAAATTATCCGAATCAGATTTCTTAAATAAAAACAATGTTGAATTAATTGGTGCTGATTTAAGAGCTATTAATAAGGCAGAAGATAGAAAATTATTTAAAGAATCTATGGAAAAAATAAATGTAAATGTATGTCCATCTGGTATAGCGTCTAACTTGACTGAAGCTAGAGATGTATCAAAAGAAATTAATTCATACCCACTCATAATAAGACCAGCATTTACTTTAGGTGGAGTTGGAGGTGGGATTGCTTATAATCTCGAAGAATTTATCGAATTGTGTAATACAGGCTTGGAGGAAAGTCCTAGTAATCAAATATTGATTGAAAAATCACTTATTGGATGGAAAGAATTTGAATTAGAGGTCATGAGAGACACAGCTGATAATGTTGTAATAGTTTGCAGTATTGAAAATTTAGATCCAATGGGTGTCCACACTGGAGATTCAATTACTGTAGCTCCAGCACAGACCTTAACAGATAAGGAATATCAAAGACTGAGAGACTTATCCATAAAAATTATTAGAGAGGTAGGAGTAGAAACTGGAGGTAGCAATATTCAATTTGCAATAAATCCAATTGATGGTGAGGTAATTGTAATAGAGATGAATCCTCGTGTGAGTAGATCTTCTGCTTTGGCAAGTAAAGCGACTGGATTTCCCATAGCCAAGATTGCAGCTTTATTATCTGTAGGCTATACACTTGATGAGATTATAAATGACATAACAAAAAAAACTCCTGCATGTTTTGAACCATCAATTGATTATGTCGTTACCAAAATTCCTAGGTTTGCCTTTGAAAAGTTTAAAGGATCATCAAATACATTAAGTACTGCTATGAAGTCCGTTGGTGAGTCAATGGCAATCGGACGTTCTTTTGAAGAATCATTTCAGAAAGCATTAAGGTCCTTAGAAGTGAATATTTATGGATGGGATTGTGATTCGATAGATGAAATTAAGAACGATAATGATTTGCAGACTAGTTTAAGAAACCCCACATCTGAAAGAATTCTCATAATTAAAAAAGCAATGCAGCTTGGAAAAACTAATTCTTTTATCCATGAAGTTACAAATATTGATTTATGGTTTATCGAAAAATTACGCAATATCTTTAATTTTGAAAATTGTTTTTTGAAAAATAAAGAACTTTTCAGTCTGAATAGAGATTTGATGTTGCATGCAAAACAATTGGGTTTCGCAGATCAACAGATCGCTAGTTTAACTAATTCCGATTTTTTTGAAGTAAGGAGGCACAGAAAAAACCTTAATATAATACCAATTTATAAAACTGTAGATACTTGTTCAGCAGAGTTTTCATCCTCTACTCCTTATCATTATTCTACTTATGAAGAGCCTTTTATAAATTCAAATTCTCAAATTTTTGATAGCGAAGTTTCAAAAAATAATGAATCAAAAAAAATCATGATATTAGGAGGAGGTCCAAACAGAATTGGTCAGGGAATTGAATTCGATTACTGCTGTTGTCATGCTTCATATCAAGCCTCCGCGGATGGATACAACACAATCATGGTTAATAGTAATCCTGAGACTGTATCTACAGATTACGATACTAGCGATATTTTATATTTTGAGCCTGTAACCTTGGAAGATGTGATCAACATAATAGAAGCTGAAAATCCTTATGGTTTGATTGTTCAATTTGGAGGTCAAACCCCATTAAAATTGTCGTTGCCTTTATTTGAGTGGCTTGAGTCTAATGATGGAATTAGAACTGGATCAAAAATACTTGGAACCTCGCCTATCTCAATTGATTTAGCAGAAGATAGAGAAGAATTTACAAAAATACTTCAGGAATTAAATATTAGGCAACCACTAAATGGAATAGCACGAAATCAAAATGAAGCACAAAAGGTTGCAAAAAATATTGGATTCCCCTTGGTTGTAAGACCTTCTTATGTTTTGGGAGGCAGGGCAATGGAGATAGTAAAAGATGAGCATGAATTATCAAGATATATTACTGAGGCAGTGAAGGTATCACCTGATCATCCAATTCTTCTTGATCAATATTTAAATAATGCTATTGAGATAGATGTTGATGCTTTATGTGATTCAGAAGGTTCAGTTGTAATTGCTGGTTTAATGGAACATGTTGAACCTGCAGGAATTCACTCGGGAGATTCGGCTTGCTGTTTACCTTCCATCTCTCTTTCAAAATCAACTCTAGATATTGTAAAAAATTGGACTAAATTAATCTCTAAAAGATTAAATGTTACTGGTTTAATTAATTTGCAATTTGCAGTGACAAATTTAAATAATAAAGAAAACGAGCTTTTTATTTTAGAAGCAAATCCAAGAGCTTCCCGAACAGTTCCATTTGTTTCAAAAGCTATAGGTAAACCTGTAGCTAAATTAGCTACCCAGTTAATGCAAGGCTTGACATTAGAAGAAGTTAATTTTACACAAGAAATTTCTCCAAAATATCAGGCAGTAAAAGAAGCTGTTTTGCCTTTTAAAAGATTTCCTGGATCTGATACGCTTCTTGGTCCTGAAATGAGATCAACTGGAGAAGTAATGGGTTTAGCTAAAGATTTTGGTATTGCTTATGCAAAGTCAGAACTGGCTGCAGGAAATGGCGTACCTTCTGAGGGAGTGGCTTTTTTGTCTACAAATGATTTAGATAAAAAATATCTTGAAGAAATTGCCGAGGAATTGTTGATTTTAGGATTTAAATTAATTGCAACGAAAGGTACAGCTTCATATTTAAATGATTTAGGCATTCAAGTTGAAGAAGTATTAAAAGTACATGAAGGGAGACCAAACATAGAGGACCTAATTCGTTCAGGACTTGTCCAATTAATAATTAATACTCCAATAGGATCTCAGGCACTTCATGACGACGCATACTTAAGACGTGCTGCTTTAGAGTACAATATTCCCACTTTCACTACTATTCCTGGAGCTAAGGCTGCCATAAAAGCAATAAAATCATTAAGAAGTAATAGAATTGATACCTACTCTCTGCAAGAAATACATAATTATTAA
- a CDS encoding DUF3318 domain-containing protein, protein MSELQRLKSLLPPENESWVFIEAAAAIDPPLITLEEIGRDEVEIQIDLDEWDNFAIDHRNLLFWHEVGKIQNDAIPRDGWEMAALAIGLGGAIGELWVQDGLLLLLALGLSSFAGYRLYLKNNSEKKLQDAISADERAIDLACRFGYSIPNAYKSLGGALKELIEKTRKKKKRSIFEDRLDALRKSAEKARAELSQQEGSEQSVSSENVYGQ, encoded by the coding sequence ATGAGCGAACTTCAACGACTTAAAAGTTTGTTGCCTCCAGAGAATGAAAGTTGGGTGTTTATTGAAGCTGCCGCTGCAATCGATCCACCTTTAATAACACTTGAGGAAATAGGTCGTGATGAAGTAGAAATACAAATAGATTTAGATGAATGGGACAATTTTGCAATTGATCATAGAAACTTATTATTTTGGCACGAAGTAGGGAAGATTCAAAATGACGCAATACCTAGAGACGGTTGGGAAATGGCTGCTCTTGCCATAGGGCTTGGAGGAGCAATTGGCGAGTTATGGGTTCAAGATGGATTACTCTTATTACTTGCTCTTGGGTTATCAAGTTTTGCGGGGTATAGATTATATCTAAAGAATAATTCTGAAAAAAAACTACAGGATGCTATTTCTGCAGATGAAAGAGCTATAGATCTTGCTTGTAGATTTGGTTATAGTATTCCAAATGCTTATAAAAGTCTTGGAGGAGCATTAAAGGAGTTAATTGAAAAAACTAGAAAAAAGAAAAAAAGAAGCATCTTTGAGGACAGATTAGATGCCTTAAGAAAAAGTGCTGAAAAGGCCAGAGCAGAATTATCTCAGCAGGAAGGTTCAGAGCAATCAGTATCAAGCGAAAATGTATATGGACAATAA
- the rsfS gene encoding ribosome silencing factor has protein sequence MDNKLLVLMAAKACDVKKAKDIKLIKIDKVSFISEWILIAEGLSDVQVRSITNSVEGELREKAKVEPIRKEGVTEAKWALLDYGDLIVNIFQPDIRKYYDLESFWSNGDYLTFP, from the coding sequence ATGGACAATAAACTTTTAGTTTTGATGGCAGCTAAAGCTTGTGATGTAAAAAAGGCTAAAGATATAAAACTTATAAAAATTGATAAAGTCTCCTTCATAAGTGAATGGATATTAATTGCTGAGGGATTATCTGATGTTCAGGTTAGATCTATAACTAACTCAGTGGAGGGCGAATTAAGAGAAAAGGCTAAAGTTGAACCAATAAGGAAAGAAGGAGTTACCGAGGCAAAATGGGCTCTACTTGATTATGGTGATTTGATTGTTAATATTTTTCAGCCAGACATTAGAAAATATTATGATCTTGAATCATTTTGGAGTAATGGAGACTATCTTACATTCCCATAA